A window of Trueperaceae bacterium contains these coding sequences:
- a CDS encoding response regulator transcription factor, with protein MKQQSARLLVVEDDLSLVSLLEEQLGQVGYEVRSVTTGGEALFVAEEEPFDLIVLDLNLPDMDGIEVAEWLQGRSEASILILTARADVDSRVEGLYAGASDYLTKPFSIHELVARIHARLRERERTANELRYGDLVLDPGSNTCIVDGKAFVLPDLEFELLRLLISNRGRLYSKEELQRQLYGADQPGSNTIEVFVHNLRKKLASAGMSEVIKTVRSKGYLVR; from the coding sequence GTGAAACAGCAGTCAGCGCGGTTGCTCGTGGTCGAAGACGACCTGAGCCTCGTCTCGCTGCTCGAAGAGCAGCTGGGCCAGGTGGGGTACGAGGTGCGTTCCGTGACGACCGGCGGCGAAGCCCTCTTCGTTGCCGAGGAGGAGCCGTTCGACCTGATCGTGCTCGACCTGAACCTGCCCGACATGGACGGCATCGAGGTCGCGGAGTGGCTGCAAGGGCGTAGCGAAGCGAGCATCCTCATCCTGACCGCAAGGGCCGACGTCGACAGCAGGGTGGAGGGGCTCTACGCCGGCGCAAGCGACTACCTGACCAAGCCGTTCAGCATCCACGAACTGGTGGCCCGGATCCACGCCCGGCTACGCGAACGGGAGCGCACGGCGAACGAGCTCCGCTACGGCGACCTGGTGCTCGACCCGGGTTCGAACACCTGCATCGTGGACGGCAAGGCGTTCGTGCTCCCCGATCTGGAGTTCGAGCTGCTGAGGCTGCTCATAAGCAACCGGGGCCGGCTCTACTCGAAGGAGGAGCTGCAGCGCCAGCTCTACGGAGCGGACCAGCCAGGCTCCAACACCATCGAGGTGTTCGTGCACAATCTGCGCAAGAAGTTGGCTTCGGCGGGGATGAGCGAAGTGATCAAGACGGTCCGCAGCAAGGGATACCTGGTCCGATAG
- the pyrR gene encoding bifunctional pyr operon transcriptional regulator/uracil phosphoribosyltransferase PyrR produces the protein MEPVHKAELMSSEEVSRALTRIAHEIVERNKGAERVALVGVHTRGVPIASRLAELISGFEDTTPQVGKLDITLYRDDLTEIALQPIVKRTEVDFDVHGMRIVLCDDVLFTGRTARAALDALIDMGRPQVIQYAVLVDRGHRELPIRADYVGKNVPTSRAEVVKVKLTETDGEDRVDLLEVKR, from the coding sequence ATGGAACCTGTTCACAAGGCAGAACTGATGAGCTCGGAAGAGGTGAGCCGGGCTCTGACCCGCATCGCTCACGAGATAGTCGAGCGCAACAAGGGGGCGGAACGCGTCGCGCTCGTAGGCGTCCACACCAGGGGCGTGCCCATAGCCTCACGCCTGGCAGAACTCATCTCCGGTTTCGAGGACACCACGCCGCAGGTGGGTAAGCTCGACATCACGCTCTACCGCGACGACCTGACCGAGATCGCGCTGCAACCGATCGTCAAGCGAACCGAGGTCGACTTCGACGTGCACGGCATGCGCATCGTCCTCTGCGACGACGTGCTCTTCACCGGCCGCACCGCCAGAGCAGCGCTCGACGCCCTCATCGACATGGGGCGCCCGCAGGTGATCCAGTACGCCGTCCTCGTCGACCGCGGGCACCGAGAACTCCCGATCCGGGCCGATTACGTAGGCAAGAACGTGCCCACCAGCCGCGCGGAAGTGGTCAAGGTCAAACTGACCGAGACAGACGGTGAGGACCGCGTCGACCTGCTCGAGGTGAAGCGGTGA
- a CDS encoding aspartate carbamoyltransferase catalytic subunit, with amino-acid sequence MIPGSTAVAIPQREPVSKGPRKNLLDFADWSSEEVIRLFETADVMAQVLTRTIKKVPALQGFSVGLLFFENSTRTRLSFERAARAQSADVMNFASGGSSMSKGESLKDTLRTLDAMQADLYVVRHHASGVPHQLSRWTDAVVVNAGDGRRAHPTQALLDAYTFRNSFPGFDGFAGKKLTIVGDIAHSRVARSNAELWTMLGGEVVLCGPATLLPPELAELPGVKLNARLDEAIEGAHAIMALRLQLERMRPGLLPSAAEYAARYQITERIVAGAHPDAVVMHPGPMNRDLEIEGRLADSPRALVEKQVANGVPVRMAVLYSLLVGKR; translated from the coding sequence GTGATCCCCGGCTCCACGGCCGTGGCGATCCCGCAGCGGGAGCCGGTGAGCAAGGGCCCGAGGAAGAATCTGCTCGACTTCGCAGACTGGTCGTCCGAGGAGGTAATCCGACTCTTCGAAACGGCCGACGTGATGGCCCAGGTGCTCACCCGCACTATCAAGAAGGTGCCGGCCCTGCAAGGCTTCTCCGTTGGCCTCCTGTTCTTCGAGAACTCGACCCGCACCAGGCTCTCGTTCGAGCGCGCCGCCAGAGCACAGAGCGCCGACGTCATGAACTTCGCCAGCGGCGGCTCGAGCATGAGCAAGGGCGAGAGCCTCAAAGACACGCTTCGCACCCTCGATGCGATGCAGGCCGATCTCTACGTCGTCCGCCATCACGCCTCCGGGGTGCCTCACCAGCTGAGCCGCTGGACCGACGCCGTCGTGGTCAACGCCGGCGACGGCAGGCGGGCCCACCCCACCCAGGCGCTGCTCGATGCCTACACCTTCCGGAACTCCTTCCCCGGCTTCGACGGCTTCGCCGGCAAGAAACTGACGATCGTGGGCGATATCGCGCACTCCAGGGTCGCGCGCTCCAACGCCGAACTATGGACCATGCTGGGCGGCGAAGTGGTCCTCTGCGGACCGGCCACGTTGCTCCCGCCGGAGCTCGCCGAACTGCCGGGGGTGAAGCTGAACGCCCGGCTGGACGAGGCGATCGAAGGTGCCCACGCCATCATGGCCTTGCGGCTCCAACTCGAGCGTATGCGTCCTGGCCTCCTCCCTTCGGCGGCCGAGTATGCGGCTCGCTATCAGATAACCGAACGGATCGTGGCCGGAGCGCATCCCGACGCCGTCGTCATGCACCCGGGCCCGATGAACCGCGACCTCGAGATCGAGGGACGGCTGGCCGACAGCCCCAGAGCGCTCGTCGAGAAGCAGGTCGCCAACGGCGTGCCCGTTCGCATGGCGGTACTCTATTCGCTCCTCGTGGGGAAACGCTGA
- a CDS encoding dihydroorotase: protein MRTAIRNARLVDGLGEHGKGDLYLKDGRIEGVDLGGEVDEEYDVAGHLVTPAFIDLHAHLREPGQEVKEDLESGLGAAVAGGFGTVVSMANTSPVIDEPGLVSQLVEKAQGLGLARLRPAAALSHGLAGQRLTDFAALRQAGAVMITDDGIPVNDGHLMRRACEYAAELGLVIQTHSEEPSLRGDGVMNEGPVSQRLGLPGNPVAAEAVMVYRDCELALLTGCRVHIAHVSSRRALQVIESFKAAGAPVTAEVTPHHLTLTDDCLTSFDPVYKVAPPLRTGDDVAALREGLAGGLVDTVGTDHAPHTRAEKERDMLEAPFGIANLEVAFPLLYTRLVGEGVLSLPTLLERLQGGPARVMGWEPPTLEPGKPADLTVIDLRSELPVEPGTFRTKAKFTPWDGQLLTGWPVHTFIGGRKVFER from the coding sequence ATGAGAACGGCGATCCGCAACGCACGACTGGTAGATGGCCTAGGAGAGCACGGCAAAGGCGATCTCTACCTGAAGGACGGCAGGATCGAGGGTGTAGACCTGGGTGGTGAGGTAGACGAGGAGTACGACGTCGCCGGCCACCTGGTGACGCCGGCCTTCATCGACCTCCACGCCCACCTGCGCGAGCCGGGACAGGAGGTGAAGGAGGATCTGGAGAGTGGCCTGGGAGCGGCGGTAGCGGGCGGCTTCGGCACCGTGGTGTCGATGGCCAACACATCGCCTGTCATCGACGAACCCGGGTTGGTTTCACAACTAGTGGAGAAGGCGCAGGGGCTCGGTCTCGCCCGTCTGCGACCGGCAGCAGCGCTCTCTCACGGCCTTGCCGGCCAGCGCCTCACCGATTTCGCCGCCCTCCGGCAGGCAGGCGCCGTGATGATCACCGACGACGGCATCCCCGTGAACGACGGGCACCTGATGCGGCGGGCCTGCGAGTACGCTGCCGAGCTCGGGCTCGTCATCCAGACCCACTCGGAGGAGCCTTCGCTCCGCGGAGACGGGGTGATGAACGAAGGGCCGGTGAGCCAGCGGCTCGGCCTCCCTGGAAACCCCGTCGCAGCCGAGGCGGTGATGGTCTATCGAGACTGCGAACTCGCGTTGCTCACCGGCTGCCGCGTGCATATCGCCCACGTGTCGAGCAGGCGGGCGTTGCAGGTGATCGAGAGCTTCAAGGCCGCGGGCGCGCCAGTGACGGCAGAGGTTACGCCTCACCACCTCACCCTCACCGACGACTGCCTGACCAGCTTCGACCCCGTCTACAAGGTGGCGCCGCCCCTGCGCACAGGCGACGACGTGGCGGCGCTCCGCGAGGGGCTGGCTGGGGGCCTGGTCGACACGGTCGGCACCGACCACGCGCCCCACACGAGGGCCGAGAAGGAGCGGGACATGCTCGAGGCGCCGTTCGGCATCGCCAATCTCGAGGTCGCCTTCCCCCTCCTCTACACCCGGCTCGTTGGTGAAGGTGTGCTAAGCCTCCCAACGCTGCTCGAGCGCCTGCAGGGCGGCCCGGCACGAGTGATGGGTTGGGAGCCTCCGACGCTCGAGCCGGGCAAGCCGGCGGACCTCACCGTCATCGACCTGCGCAGCGAGCTACCGGTGGAGCCGGGGACGTTCCGGACCAAGGCGAAATTCACGCCCTGGGATGGTCAACTGCTCACAGGTTGGCCCGTCCACACCTTCATCGGCGGCCGCAAGGTGTTCGAGCGGTAG
- a CDS encoding S8 family serine peptidase, translating to MDANLRVDRSISVWARAHWSLALGLLLLLLSACSMLAEVVPGGDASVRGAVLSDDYALEVLALSQGQLQQSSLASPAASARVLGAPSSEVPRATAPDALGATSPEVFRAPSPQVLRAPAPENAYVPGEVLVVRRSGSERLSALDLGSRRPAPELVELGPLEGVPSAINRLSRDPEVELASPNYYIYPTALPNDPYLPQQWSLPSAGIPVTWGEPGENQVVVAVVDSGFDLDHEDLEGVFLPGYDFCGNSDCSATDSDPSNGSAGNWHGTHVAGVVAAVGDNGLGVKGVADSRSVRILPVKIFNDEGGGANTQVLIEGLRWAAGLPVDGVPVNAQPARVINLSLAGDFSSEILQATIDEVRAAGALVVASTGNAGVDRVMSPAAAAGVVAVGSINSDFERSCFSNYGVGSNGPGGVDILAPGGEADGSIVPCGISPYEVEGLMSSIPGDAYGSAVGTSMAAPMVSAAAALILSHEPELSVAELERRLLDSAYFDPDSMNEAEYGAGVLRADRALGYLGPGDSVVIELTETSSGAGRQLPLTLGVAPGGAEFSFDGIAPGRYQLRAVDPESTSLVRSLDLALAPGEQLRTNLILEPGL from the coding sequence ATGGACGCGAATCTTCGGGTAGACAGATCTATTTCGGTGTGGGCTCGGGCGCACTGGTCGCTGGCCCTGGGCCTTCTGCTCCTGCTCCTCTCTGCCTGCTCGATGCTGGCAGAGGTGGTGCCGGGAGGCGACGCCTCGGTGCGGGGAGCGGTTCTGAGCGACGACTACGCCCTCGAGGTCCTGGCCCTGTCGCAAGGACAGCTGCAGCAGAGTTCGCTCGCGTCACCGGCTGCCTCGGCAAGAGTGCTCGGTGCTCCTTCGTCCGAGGTGCCCCGCGCCACTGCGCCCGATGCGCTAGGTGCCACTTCGCCGGAGGTGTTCCGCGCTCCTTCACCGCAGGTGCTCCGCGCCCCGGCACCCGAGAACGCCTACGTGCCTGGCGAAGTGCTGGTGGTGCGACGCTCCGGGAGCGAACGACTCTCGGCTCTCGACCTCGGCTCCCGCCGGCCCGCCCCTGAACTCGTCGAACTCGGTCCGCTCGAAGGGGTTCCCTCTGCCATCAACCGCCTCTCCCGAGATCCCGAGGTGGAACTCGCCTCGCCCAACTACTACATCTACCCGACGGCTCTGCCGAACGATCCCTACCTGCCGCAACAGTGGAGCCTGCCCTCGGCCGGTATTCCCGTCACCTGGGGCGAGCCGGGCGAGAACCAGGTGGTCGTCGCGGTAGTGGACAGCGGATTCGACCTCGACCACGAGGACCTCGAGGGCGTCTTCCTGCCCGGTTACGACTTCTGCGGCAACAGCGACTGCAGTGCCACCGACTCGGATCCGAGCAACGGGAGCGCTGGCAACTGGCACGGCACCCATGTGGCCGGGGTGGTGGCGGCCGTCGGCGACAACGGGTTGGGCGTCAAGGGCGTTGCCGACAGCCGCTCCGTGCGCATCCTGCCGGTCAAGATCTTCAACGACGAGGGCGGAGGCGCCAACACCCAAGTACTGATCGAAGGGTTGCGCTGGGCGGCCGGGCTGCCGGTGGACGGCGTGCCGGTCAACGCGCAGCCGGCCCGGGTGATCAACCTCAGTCTCGCGGGGGACTTCTCGAGCGAGATACTGCAGGCGACGATCGACGAGGTCAGGGCGGCCGGGGCCCTGGTGGTCGCATCGACCGGCAACGCCGGTGTGGATCGGGTGATGTCGCCGGCCGCCGCGGCCGGGGTCGTCGCTGTCGGCTCCATCAACTCCGACTTCGAACGCTCCTGCTTCTCCAATTACGGGGTGGGCAGCAACGGCCCCGGAGGCGTCGACATCCTCGCGCCGGGCGGAGAAGCCGACGGCAGCATCGTTCCATGCGGCATCAGCCCCTACGAGGTCGAGGGGCTGATGAGCTCGATCCCCGGCGACGCCTACGGCAGCGCCGTCGGAACCTCGATGGCCGCCCCGATGGTGAGCGCCGCCGCCGCTCTGATCCTGAGTCACGAGCCTGAGCTGAGCGTTGCCGAGCTCGAACGGCGTTTGCTGGACTCCGCATACTTCGACCCGGACTCCATGAACGAAGCCGAATACGGCGCCGGAGTGTTGCGAGCCGACAGGGCGCTGGGCTACCTGGGACCGGGCGACAGCGTGGTCATCGAACTGACCGAAACTTCATCGGGCGCTGGCCGTCAGTTGCCGCTGACCCTGGGCGTCGCGCCTGGCGGCGCCGAGTTCTCGTTCGACGGCATCGCTCCGGGTCGCTATCAGCTTCGCGCGGTCGACCCTGAGTCCACCTCGCTCGTCAGGAGCCTCGATCTGGCCCTGGCGCCGGGAGAGCAGTTGCGGACCAACCTGATCCTCGAACCGGGTCTCTGA
- a CDS encoding Crp/Fnr family transcriptional regulator produces the protein MTPTVDGSIGASSFSPPPAQRDSGWGRRELGRGEALYRAGDVGGLVYRIEEGLLKLVIDGPGGRERILSLAGPGDLIGSIGPLEQSFRETAESLSQARVSALPLTEFMVDSSEELLAAAAKRLDHLRVTLEESELPVAMRVARILLRLGCRFGHRSDDGWIRLTLPLTHDHLAAMAGAARETTSTALGEIRKAGLLEGTRGRYYFEPARLESFVHELS, from the coding sequence ATGACGCCAACCGTCGACGGCAGCATCGGCGCCAGCAGCTTCTCTCCGCCTCCGGCGCAGCGTGACTCCGGCTGGGGTCGGCGTGAGCTGGGGAGGGGCGAGGCGCTATACCGGGCGGGGGACGTCGGCGGCCTCGTCTACCGGATCGAGGAGGGGCTGCTGAAGCTGGTGATCGACGGACCCGGCGGCAGGGAGCGGATCCTCTCGTTAGCAGGTCCGGGCGACCTCATCGGGAGCATCGGCCCGCTGGAGCAGAGCTTCCGGGAGACGGCCGAGAGCCTCAGCCAGGCGCGCGTGAGCGCCCTCCCGCTCACCGAGTTCATGGTCGACTCGAGCGAGGAGCTCCTGGCAGCAGCCGCGAAGAGGCTCGACCACCTGCGGGTGACTCTCGAGGAGTCCGAGCTGCCGGTCGCGATGCGGGTAGCGCGCATCCTCCTGAGGCTGGGCTGCCGCTTCGGACACCGGAGCGACGACGGTTGGATCCGCCTGACGCTACCGCTGACCCACGACCACCTGGCCGCCATGGCGGGAGCAGCTCGCGAGACGACCAGCACCGCGCTCGGCGAGATCCGCAAGGCCGGGTTGCTGGAAGGGACGCGCGGCCGCTACTACTTCGAGCCGGCGCGGCTCGAGAGCTTCGTACACGAACTCAGCTAA
- a CDS encoding SCO family protein: MRRPVIIAAAAVLLVALGVAAYSLGVIARGAPDLHGTAVEAAPSVADVSLVAAGGEPVNLGDYRGEHLLVFFGYTNCPDVCPLTMARLSTIYRDLGEPDDLQVVMITVDPDRDSPKVVDEYASSFHPAFQGLGGSEAALDAAAERFYIGHHGDGHGVIMHSSQVLLVDPRGRFSRIYNEANQAYLEADLRSLLGRS, translated from the coding sequence GTGAGAAGACCCGTCATCATCGCAGCCGCTGCCGTCCTGCTGGTCGCGCTGGGCGTGGCCGCGTACTCTCTGGGAGTCATCGCCAGGGGCGCCCCCGACCTACACGGAACCGCGGTCGAGGCGGCCCCCTCGGTCGCAGACGTGAGCCTAGTCGCCGCCGGCGGAGAGCCCGTCAACTTGGGCGACTATCGCGGCGAACACCTGCTCGTCTTCTTCGGCTACACCAACTGCCCCGATGTTTGCCCACTTACCATGGCGCGGCTCTCCACGATCTACCGCGATCTGGGGGAGCCGGATGATCTGCAGGTGGTGATGATCACCGTCGATCCGGACAGGGACTCGCCCAAGGTCGTGGACGAGTACGCCAGCAGCTTCCATCCCGCCTTCCAGGGATTGGGCGGTAGTGAGGCTGCCCTGGATGCAGCGGCCGAGCGGTTCTACATCGGACACCACGGCGACGGGCACGGGGTCATCATGCACAGCAGCCAGGTGCTGCTGGTGGACCCCCGGGGTCGGTTCAGCCGGATCTATAACGAGGCGAACCAGGCGTATCTCGAGGCCGACCTGAGGTCGTTGCTCGGCAGATCCTGA
- a CDS encoding (Fe-S)-binding protein, with the protein MLTIVEQILFVVLVIVSFAYTYLGFRRVIRAIAAGQGGIYYPRINQLPRRIGESISRTLGQRTVFRDRPWVSFFHAFVFYGFVLYLLVNVFDALKGYLPPSLLAGLDFGPVGGVYRFFVDLFSVLILVGIVYLLLRRFVFHDDRLDQRNPETLLHEKVREGSIRRDSLIVALFILFHVGFRLAGETFLLAAESHFDPWQPFASSLAMFVGYGDGRIIGWHIGWWGALGLILAFLPYFPRTKHLHLFAGPANFTVERRHEDLSPVPRGALEPIDFENEELEQFGASKLEHLRWPQLLDAYACIQCNRCTNACPANVTGKTLSPAALEINKRYELNLVSDALASGEESPRPLTEFAISTESVWACTACGACMEICPVGCTQMIDIIDIRRDLVMMQGEFPAELVNAFRGMERSGNPWGIGQDKRLDWAEGLDIPTLDLEGPAEKPDFEVLFWVGCAGSYDPTAQQTTRAMARILEHAGVDYAVLGKGEKCTGDPARRAGNEYLYYQLAAENVATLDAVGLNHELVDEKLDPAKRKRVVTACPHCFNALFNDYPQLGGHYDVVHHSQLIEELIDAGRLPPVATDESITFHDPCYLGRHNGIYDSPRSVLQSGGREIIEMPRSRNQSFCCGAGGAQFWKEEEPGQMRVSENRFREARETGAEVVATGCPFCRVMLGSSDSAQEEGAPEVRDIAIIVAERLERIQAALDPSGAVPPPAEPPGSGLSEGSA; encoded by the coding sequence TCCACGCCTTCGTCTTCTACGGGTTCGTCCTCTACCTGCTGGTCAACGTTTTCGACGCGCTAAAGGGGTATCTGCCGCCATCGCTGCTGGCCGGACTCGACTTCGGCCCGGTCGGAGGGGTCTACCGGTTCTTCGTCGACCTCTTCTCGGTGCTGATCCTGGTGGGGATCGTCTACCTCCTGCTGCGGCGTTTCGTGTTCCACGACGACAGGCTCGACCAGCGCAACCCCGAGACGCTGCTCCACGAGAAAGTCCGCGAGGGCTCGATAAGGCGAGACAGTCTCATCGTCGCCCTGTTCATCCTGTTCCACGTCGGCTTCCGCTTGGCTGGTGAGACGTTCCTGCTCGCTGCCGAGAGCCACTTCGATCCGTGGCAGCCGTTCGCTTCCTCGCTGGCGATGTTCGTGGGTTACGGCGATGGGCGGATTATCGGCTGGCACATCGGCTGGTGGGGCGCGCTGGGCCTGATCCTCGCATTCCTGCCCTACTTCCCGCGGACGAAGCACCTGCACCTTTTCGCCGGACCCGCCAACTTCACCGTCGAGCGGCGCCACGAGGACCTTAGCCCGGTGCCCCGCGGCGCGCTCGAGCCGATCGACTTCGAGAACGAGGAGCTCGAGCAGTTCGGCGCCTCGAAACTGGAGCACCTCCGCTGGCCGCAACTCCTCGACGCCTACGCCTGCATCCAGTGCAACCGCTGCACCAACGCCTGTCCGGCCAACGTGACGGGCAAGACCCTCAGCCCAGCCGCCCTCGAGATCAACAAGCGCTACGAGCTCAACCTCGTGTCCGATGCCCTGGCGAGCGGCGAGGAGTCTCCGCGGCCGCTCACCGAGTTCGCCATCTCAACCGAATCGGTCTGGGCCTGCACTGCTTGCGGCGCCTGCATGGAGATCTGCCCGGTGGGCTGCACCCAGATGATCGACATCATCGACATCAGGCGCGACTTGGTGATGATGCAGGGCGAGTTCCCGGCAGAGCTGGTGAACGCCTTCCGGGGCATGGAGCGCTCCGGCAATCCGTGGGGCATCGGCCAGGACAAGCGACTCGACTGGGCCGAGGGTCTCGATATCCCGACGCTCGATCTTGAAGGGCCGGCGGAGAAGCCCGACTTCGAGGTGCTCTTCTGGGTCGGCTGCGCCGGTTCCTACGACCCCACCGCCCAGCAGACCACCCGCGCGATGGCCAGGATCCTGGAGCACGCCGGCGTCGACTACGCGGTACTGGGCAAGGGGGAGAAGTGCACCGGCGACCCCGCCCGTAGGGCCGGCAACGAGTACCTCTACTACCAGCTGGCCGCGGAGAACGTCGCTACGCTCGACGCGGTGGGCCTAAACCACGAACTGGTCGACGAGAAGCTCGACCCCGCCAAGCGGAAGCGTGTCGTCACCGCCTGCCCCCACTGCTTCAACGCCCTCTTCAACGACTACCCGCAGCTGGGCGGGCATTACGACGTGGTCCACCACAGCCAGCTGATAGAGGAGCTGATCGACGCCGGGCGACTGCCGCCGGTAGCGACGGACGAGAGCATCACCTTCCACGACCCCTGCTACCTGGGGCGGCACAACGGCATCTACGACTCGCCCCGCAGCGTTCTGCAGAGCGGCGGCAGGGAGATCATCGAGATGCCGCGCAGCCGCAACCAGTCGTTCTGCTGTGGTGCGGGCGGAGCCCAGTTCTGGAAGGAGGAGGAACCGGGCCAGATGCGCGTCTCCGAGAACCGCTTCCGGGAAGCGCGCGAGACCGGGGCAGAAGTGGTCGCCACCGGTTGCCCCTTCTGCCGAGTGATGCTGGGCTCGAGCGACAGCGCGCAGGAGGAAGGCGCGCCGGAGGTGCGCGACATCGCCATCATCGTGGCCGAGCGACTCGAGCGGATCCAGGCCGCGCTCGATCCGAGCGGGGCTGTGCCGCCGCCGGCCGAGCCACCAGGCAGCGGGCTGAGCGAGGGTAGCGCCTGA